One genomic window of Candidatus Thermokryptus mobilis includes the following:
- a CDS encoding carbohydrate ABC transporter permease, producing the protein MSKRQNIFIIAFLLPAVIVMFGVIVYPFVYNIVISLSNMSLRHFRDWRIIGLKQYVKVFSEGIFYSVFFKTLIWTFVNVSFHVLIGVFLALVLNRKSLKFKPIFRTLLILPWAIPQVITALTWRSMFNYEYGAINIFIAKYLNLSPVEWLLRPFEAFTACIITNVWLGFPFMMVVALGGLQSIPQELYEAAEIDGASAWQKFKNITLPFLRPVMAPAITLGIIWTFNNLNIVWLVSNGGEPADQTHILVSYVYKAAFNLYRYGYASALSVVIFFILLAIGLYFLKKTRAVESVYE; encoded by the coding sequence ATGAGTAAAAGGCAAAACATCTTTATAATTGCTTTTCTATTGCCAGCGGTTATCGTAATGTTTGGAGTCATCGTTTATCCATTTGTTTATAACATCGTCATCTCGCTTTCAAATATGAGCTTGAGGCACTTTCGCGATTGGAGGATAATTGGGTTGAAGCAGTATGTCAAGGTTTTCTCTGAGGGGATTTTTTATTCGGTTTTCTTTAAGACATTGATTTGGACATTTGTGAATGTTTCATTTCATGTTCTCATTGGTGTTTTTCTTGCTTTAGTTTTGAATAGGAAATCACTTAAATTTAAGCCAATTTTTAGAACGCTTCTAATTTTACCTTGGGCAATTCCTCAGGTGATAACTGCACTTACTTGGAGGAGTATGTTTAACTATGAATATGGTGCAATTAATATCTTCATCGCAAAATACTTGAACCTTTCACCAGTTGAGTGGCTTTTGAGACCATTTGAAGCTTTTACTGCTTGTATAATAACAAATGTTTGGCTTGGTTTTCCTTTTATGATGGTTGTTGCTTTAGGTGGACTGCAAAGCATTCCTCAAGAATTATATGAAGCAGCTGAAATTGACGGAGCATCAGCGTGGCAGAAATTCAAAAATATAACCCTGCCATTTTTAAGACCTGTTATGGCCCCAGCTATAACCCTTGGCATTATATGGACATTCAATAACCTTAACATAGTTTGGCTTGTTTCAAATGGAGGGGAACCGGCAGATCAAACACATATACTCGTCTCATATGTTTATAAAGCAGCGTTTAACCTCTACAGGTATGGTTATGCTTCAGCTTTATCGGTCGTGATATTTTTCATACTGCTTGCCATAGGGCTGTATTTCTTAAAGAAAACAAGAGCGGTTGAGTCTGTATATGAATGA
- the metE gene encoding 5-methyltetrahydropteroyltriglutamate--homocysteine S-methyltransferase: protein MAIKTTAFGYPKIGPNRELKKVVESYWAGQITKEELYKQTEEIQIQRLKTLKEAELDYIPSNDFSLYDFILDISTMLGVIPKRFGDNYDIDTYFAMARGSKTAVACEMTKWFDTNYHYIVPEFENEFKLLKNRPLDSYKFALEKVGVETKPVLVGPFTYVWLGKVPKKQEGTLLVHMVKARESERFKELVINASKIYNQILKELEANGVKAVQLDEPALVLDLEEDDVAILIESYRTLTQGLKDIEVFVHTYYESLSRYEEIVNNLPVSGIGLDFTVNDENLENLKKFGFPKDKKLITGIVSGRDPWKIDFAKTVDLINQILNFVSEDKLIISNSSPLFHLPVSIEYEKGHLDERLINLLSFANERLDELKTLKKIINEGFPVPSQNLQAIMDEFKDERVRRRVAEIDENKIGRKDNFKERYQKQISLLGLPKFPTTTIGSFPQTKEVRKTRADFVAGKISQDEYENFIKEQIKNVIKIQEELELDVLVHGEFERSDMVEFFGQKMKGFAFTKNGWVQSYGTRCVRPPIIHGDVSRPEPMTVKEISYAQSLTSKPVKGMLTGPVTILSWSFYRKDIPKKEIAYQIALALRDEVSDLERAGIKVIQIDEPAFREGLPLKKSKQREYLEWAVNAFKLTNEQVKPETQIQTHMCYSEFNEIIEYIYAMDSDVILIEASRSKGEILDAFERFKYDHAIGPGVYDIHSPRIPTVEEMLEIAERSIKLIDKNLIWINPDCGLKTRNWEEVIPSLKNMVTVAKIMRERYGD from the coding sequence ATGGCAATAAAAACGACCGCTTTCGGTTACCCCAAAATCGGTCCAAATAGAGAATTAAAAAAAGTAGTTGAAAGCTACTGGGCTGGTCAAATAACGAAAGAGGAACTTTACAAACAGACAGAAGAGATTCAAATTCAGCGTTTAAAGACACTGAAAGAAGCTGAACTTGACTACATTCCATCAAACGATTTTTCGCTTTATGATTTCATACTTGACATTTCAACAATGCTTGGTGTAATACCGAAAAGATTTGGCGATAATTACGACATTGACACATACTTTGCAATGGCTCGTGGGAGTAAAACAGCTGTCGCTTGTGAGATGACGAAATGGTTTGACACAAATTATCACTATATCGTGCCAGAGTTTGAAAATGAATTCAAACTTTTAAAAAATAGACCACTTGACTCGTATAAATTTGCGCTTGAAAAGGTCGGCGTAGAAACAAAACCTGTCCTCGTTGGTCCATTTACTTATGTTTGGCTTGGCAAAGTCCCCAAGAAACAAGAGGGAACACTTTTAGTTCATATGGTCAAAGCGAGAGAGAGTGAACGCTTCAAAGAACTTGTTATAAATGCCTCAAAAATTTACAACCAAATTTTAAAAGAACTTGAGGCAAACGGAGTTAAAGCCGTTCAACTTGACGAGCCAGCGCTTGTCCTTGACCTTGAAGAAGATGATGTTGCAATTTTAATTGAGTCCTACAGGACTTTAACGCAAGGACTTAAAGATATTGAAGTTTTCGTCCATACATATTACGAAAGTTTGTCAAGGTATGAAGAGATTGTTAATAATTTGCCTGTGAGTGGAATTGGACTTGATTTCACAGTCAACGATGAAAATCTTGAGAATTTGAAAAAGTTTGGATTTCCAAAGGACAAAAAATTAATCACGGGGATTGTCTCGGGCAGAGACCCATGGAAAATTGACTTTGCGAAAACCGTTGACTTAATAAATCAAATTTTAAATTTCGTCAGCGAAGATAAACTTATAATTTCAAACTCATCTCCGCTTTTCCACCTCCCGGTTTCAATAGAGTATGAAAAGGGACATCTTGATGAGAGGTTGATTAACCTTTTATCATTTGCGAATGAACGGCTTGATGAATTGAAAACACTGAAAAAAATAATTAACGAGGGCTTTCCTGTACCTTCACAAAATTTACAAGCGATAATGGATGAATTCAAAGATGAGCGGGTGCGAAGAAGAGTTGCAGAAATTGATGAGAATAAAATTGGCAGGAAAGATAACTTCAAAGAAAGATACCAGAAGCAAATTTCACTACTTGGATTGCCGAAATTCCCAACAACCACAATAGGCAGCTTCCCGCAAACAAAAGAAGTCAGGAAAACAAGAGCTGACTTCGTTGCTGGTAAAATCTCACAAGATGAATATGAAAACTTCATAAAAGAGCAAATAAAAAATGTCATAAAAATTCAAGAGGAACTTGAACTTGATGTTCTCGTCCATGGCGAATTTGAAAGATCGGATATGGTTGAATTTTTCGGACAAAAGATGAAGGGCTTCGCATTTACGAAGAACGGTTGGGTTCAATCATACGGGACAAGATGCGTAAGACCGCCAATTATCCACGGAGATGTTTCAAGACCTGAACCGATGACTGTTAAGGAAATCTCTTATGCTCAGTCGCTCACTTCAAAACCAGTTAAAGGAATGCTCACTGGACCTGTTACGATTTTAAGTTGGTCGTTTTATAGAAAGGACATACCAAAAAAAGAAATCGCTTATCAAATTGCACTTGCATTAAGAGATGAGGTTAGCGACCTTGAAAGAGCTGGGATAAAGGTAATTCAAATTGATGAACCGGCTTTTAGAGAAGGGCTTCCGCTTAAAAAGTCAAAGCAGAGGGAATATCTTGAATGGGCTGTTAACGCTTTTAAATTGACCAATGAACAAGTCAAACCGGAGACACAAATTCAAACGCATATGTGCTATTCTGAGTTCAATGAGATCATTGAATACATCTATGCTATGGACTCTGATGTCATCTTGATAGAGGCATCACGAAGCAAGGGTGAAATACTTGATGCATTTGAAAGGTTCAAATATGACCACGCAATCGGTCCCGGTGTCTATGATATCCACTCCCCACGCATTCCAACAGTTGAAGAGATGCTTGAGATAGCCGAGAGGTCAATAAAGTTAATTGACAAAAATTTGATATGGATTAATCCTGATTGCGGTCTTAAAACGAGAAATTGGGAAGAGGTTATTCCATCGTTAAAAAATATGGTCACCGTGGCAAAAATTATGCGAGAAAGATATGGTGACTAA
- a CDS encoding alpha/beta fold hydrolase gives MEIKVNGFVINYNLHQLESSPVVVFVHAFPLNQKMWEGQVKALRDKFSILTYDLRGFGKSEVGDGQYMFENHVDDFIELLLSLKIEKVIACGLSMGGYVLLRAYEKNPSFFHALILCDTRAESDGNEAKLRRNQMLHILKFHGKEKFIDEFVKTALSQKTFERNYEVVEFVKKLIYENDEKGIAGNLISLSTRTDTTSVLEKIDVPTLIIVGEDDALTPPALAREINLKIKESELVVIPNAGHLSNLENAEEFNRAILNFLQKI, from the coding sequence ATGGAAATAAAAGTAAATGGCTTTGTAATTAATTATAACCTCCATCAGCTTGAATCAAGCCCTGTTGTTGTTTTCGTTCACGCCTTCCCGCTGAATCAAAAAATGTGGGAAGGACAGGTTAAAGCTTTGCGGGATAAATTTTCTATACTTACATATGACCTTAGAGGTTTCGGTAAAAGTGAGGTCGGTGATGGACAATATATGTTTGAAAATCATGTGGATGATTTCATTGAGTTGCTTCTGAGCTTAAAAATTGAAAAAGTTATCGCCTGTGGTTTGTCAATGGGTGGATATGTGCTTTTAAGAGCATATGAAAAAAATCCGTCGTTTTTCCATGCTTTGATATTATGCGATACAAGGGCTGAATCCGACGGGAACGAAGCAAAATTAAGAAGAAATCAAATGCTTCACATATTGAAATTTCACGGGAAGGAAAAATTTATTGATGAGTTTGTAAAAACAGCTCTTTCACAGAAGACATTTGAAAGAAACTATGAAGTCGTTGAGTTTGTAAAGAAATTGATATATGAAAATGATGAGAAGGGAATCGCAGGAAATTTGATATCCCTTTCAACGAGAACGGACACAACCTCCGTGCTCGAGAAGATAGATGTTCCCACATTGATAATTGTAGGCGAAGATGATGCCTTAACACCACCTGCGTTAGCTCGGGAAATCAACTTGAAAATTAAGGAAAGCGAACTCGTCGTCATTCCAAACGCCGGGCATTTAAGCAACCTTGAAAATGCTGAAGAATTTAATCGGGCGATTTTAAATTTCTTGCAGAAAATTTAG
- a CDS encoding sugar ABC transporter permease, which produces MNEKVKKILIDFSAYLFLVIFTSLTIYPVLNVVSISLRPADKLLSTSLSIIPEGATLSSYISLFTETPFLRWLLNSTLISLAVMITGVTLASTAGYALSRFKFFGKKAVMIGILITQMFPATMLLLPLYIMLIKLKLLNSYLGVIIVYTSTALPFCVWQMKGYYDTIPVSLEEAARIDGCNQFQAFYKVVFPLALPALVITALFSFMSSWAEYVVAAQILQEPELYTLAIGLKQFESSMATQWGLYAAGSLFVSIPAVLLFLILSRYLISGLTLGSVKG; this is translated from the coding sequence ATGAATGAAAAAGTGAAAAAAATTTTGATTGACTTCTCTGCCTATCTTTTCCTTGTGATTTTCACGTCTTTAACTATTTATCCTGTTTTAAATGTTGTGAGCATATCTTTAAGACCCGCTGACAAGCTTCTCTCAACTTCACTTAGCATAATCCCCGAGGGGGCAACTTTAAGTTCTTATATCTCTTTATTTACAGAGACGCCGTTTTTGAGATGGCTTCTTAACTCAACGCTTATTTCTCTTGCAGTTATGATAACCGGGGTTACACTTGCTTCAACCGCTGGTTATGCTCTGTCAAGGTTTAAGTTCTTCGGAAAAAAGGCGGTTATGATTGGAATTTTGATAACGCAGATGTTTCCCGCAACAATGCTTTTGCTTCCCCTTTACATAATGCTTATAAAACTTAAACTGCTTAACAGTTATCTTGGCGTGATCATTGTTTATACATCAACTGCTTTACCTTTTTGTGTTTGGCAGATGAAGGGATATTATGATACGATTCCGGTAAGTTTGGAAGAAGCTGCACGGATAGATGGATGCAATCAATTTCAAGCATTTTATAAAGTTGTCTTCCCATTGGCTCTTCCTGCTCTTGTCATAACAGCGCTTTTTTCTTTTATGTCGTCTTGGGCTGAGTATGTCGTTGCTGCACAGATTCTACAAGAGCCGGAACTTTACACACTTGCAATCGGACTTAAACAATTTGAGTCAAGCATGGCAACTCAATGGGGGCTTTATGCAGCAGGCTCTCTTTTTGTAAGTATACCAGCTGTTTTGCTATTTTTAATTTTGAGTAGATATCTTATCTCTGGGCTTACGCTTGGAAGCGTTAAAGGTTAA
- a CDS encoding extracellular solute-binding protein, translating into MRPFCFLFLLLFFTSCSENSDEIRIVIWHQKPPGEREVLETAVKKYMAEHPNVKVIVLYKETEELRSAYIISAVAGKGPDIVYGPSDQIGVFEVLEIIKPLEEIFDTGFINQFDPRGLLWYKGHLYQIGDQIGNHLFLLYNKKLVKKPPEKMSELIRIGKELTKDIDGDGKIDQYGLVWNYTEPFFFIPFLTGFGGWVMDSTGNPTLNTEATVRALQFVRDLKDKYKIVPRECDYNTADALFKEGRAGMLINGPWSVGGYKKAGVDFGIAKIPRVDETGLWPAPMVAIKGYSINVNVSERKLPYVIDLFKYLVSPEVQLEHTKALGTIPTHKKALESEIVKADPLIQASISQMEVGKPMPVVPELRAIWDAMRPYYQAVLGGTISPEEAAEKMQQLAIKKIEEMNE; encoded by the coding sequence ATGAGACCTTTTTGTTTCCTTTTCCTTTTGTTATTTTTTACCTCTTGCTCAGAAAATAGTGATGAGATCAGGATTGTCATATGGCATCAAAAACCGCCTGGTGAAAGGGAAGTGCTTGAAACCGCCGTAAAAAAATATATGGCGGAGCATCCAAATGTTAAGGTGATCGTTTTGTATAAAGAGACGGAGGAATTAAGATCAGCTTATATAATTTCGGCGGTTGCTGGAAAAGGACCTGATATCGTTTATGGACCGAGCGATCAAATAGGGGTTTTTGAAGTTCTTGAAATAATAAAACCGCTTGAGGAAATTTTTGATACTGGTTTCATAAATCAATTTGACCCGAGAGGATTGCTTTGGTATAAAGGGCATTTGTATCAAATAGGAGATCAAATTGGAAATCATCTTTTTCTGCTTTACAACAAAAAACTTGTCAAAAAACCACCTGAAAAGATGAGTGAGTTGATTAGAATTGGGAAGGAATTGACAAAGGACATTGATGGTGATGGTAAGATAGATCAATACGGGCTTGTGTGGAATTACACTGAGCCATTTTTCTTTATCCCTTTTTTAACTGGCTTTGGTGGATGGGTGATGGATTCAACTGGAAATCCAACTTTAAACACTGAAGCAACTGTTAGAGCACTTCAATTTGTTCGTGATTTGAAAGATAAATATAAGATTGTCCCGCGAGAGTGTGATTACAATACCGCTGATGCTCTTTTTAAAGAGGGAAGGGCAGGAATGTTAATCAACGGTCCTTGGTCAGTTGGTGGTTATAAAAAAGCTGGGGTTGATTTTGGAATAGCTAAAATTCCGAGGGTTGATGAAACAGGACTTTGGCCAGCTCCTATGGTTGCAATAAAGGGCTATTCAATCAATGTCAATGTTAGTGAAAGGAAACTACCTTATGTGATTGACCTCTTCAAGTATCTTGTCAGCCCGGAGGTTCAGCTTGAACATACCAAAGCCCTTGGAACTATCCCGACTCATAAAAAAGCACTTGAAAGTGAGATTGTGAAAGCTGATCCATTAATTCAAGCATCAATTTCTCAAATGGAAGTTGGGAAGCCAATGCCAGTTGTGCCTGAACTTCGTGCGATATGGGATGCCATGAGACCATATTATCAGGCGGTGCTCGGTGGCACAATTTCACCTGAAGAAGCAGCAGAAAAGATGCAACAGCTCGCCATAAAAAAAATTGAAGAGATGAATGAGTAA